A single genomic interval of Psychroserpens sp. NJDZ02 harbors:
- a CDS encoding N-6 DNA methylase, whose amino-acid sequence MKKLESTLWKVLNEVRGHKTIGELKGIVISLIFLKYASDQSLANPFTNVSVPKKSQYSFLIVNLNNSGLLNHVWDAFCEIENENIQLRNTLTSLDFQFFFKNREDLELLRILIIKILEFDFLEINISFSNFIGQLLSKFAFYEGKKGGDINTPDSVSQLMIELLNPEKGKVLDSTCGVGGFFQNIKDQYPNNKFQFYGQEYNGSTLVFAKLRFAFNQKNIIEFGERKSTLSDDQFPELKADYVIMHPPFSVRALTNEIFEGDPRFEFGLPPKSNANMAWIQHAIYHLAKNGKAAILLNNSTLSVGGKEAEIRKNIIEADLIESIIALPSGMLSNTSIPCVIWILNKNKTRKGKTLFMDLSNFGHKEKLNFQKVFDDKSIKQITSIFKKIQNDFLLYTGHTGFFRLVDSEEIIKNNYLLTPIRYLGFEGRIKEDLNDAVSLGSVLEHVKPKNIDKTLEYKKISIKDLSSISTNYLINVDTLTKGELKSNYRELPNNVLMIPRLGDKLKFSYYGEGVSDIAFSANSIFTFRVDADKVSLDYLIGELFKPYFHIQFSVFKFGAGIQLIRLKDLLNIKILIPSLEEQKRVVEESRERQFQSAAKDLGFEKEIAKLKMAQMKDLGSKKHNIMQHLNNVKASADVLTKMIELNNGVLKSDEIIDPRRGITVEKRFLRLQESLGKVIYYVDNITNELKYDKAEIINSVKFIRECKERGLQNELFSIEVVYEKATLEGREPLINISKNDFEEMYNNILENSINHGFVDENKKYIFRISIAFIDDFLEINFENNGKPFPKGIAQKFDVKGEKAGATAGTGIGLWKVSEIVKHFGVKMSVFDEPTTDFPVGFNFKFNLETL is encoded by the coding sequence ATGAAAAAATTAGAGAGTACACTTTGGAAGGTTTTAAATGAAGTTAGAGGGCATAAAACCATCGGCGAATTAAAAGGAATTGTAATTAGTTTAATTTTCTTAAAATATGCTAGCGATCAATCTTTAGCTAACCCATTTACTAATGTTTCTGTTCCTAAAAAATCTCAATATTCCTTTTTGATAGTGAATCTAAATAATTCAGGTTTATTAAATCATGTATGGGATGCTTTTTGTGAAATTGAAAACGAAAATATTCAGTTAAGGAATACCCTAACTTCGTTAGATTTTCAGTTTTTTTTTAAAAATAGAGAAGATTTAGAGTTACTTAGAATTTTAATTATTAAAATTTTAGAGTTTGATTTCTTAGAAATAAATATAAGTTTCTCTAATTTTATAGGGCAATTACTTTCAAAGTTTGCTTTTTATGAAGGAAAAAAAGGTGGGGATATAAATACCCCAGATTCTGTTTCGCAATTAATGATTGAATTATTAAATCCTGAAAAAGGGAAAGTTCTAGATTCAACTTGTGGTGTAGGTGGTTTCTTTCAAAATATTAAAGATCAATATCCAAATAATAAGTTTCAATTTTACGGACAAGAATATAATGGATCAACATTGGTATTCGCTAAATTAAGGTTTGCTTTTAATCAAAAAAACATTATTGAATTTGGAGAAAGAAAAAGTACGCTAAGTGATGATCAATTTCCAGAATTGAAAGCAGATTATGTAATCATGCATCCACCATTTAGTGTAAGAGCATTAACAAATGAAATTTTTGAAGGTGATCCTAGGTTTGAGTTTGGTTTACCACCAAAAAGTAATGCAAATATGGCATGGATTCAGCATGCGATTTATCACTTAGCTAAAAATGGCAAAGCTGCCATACTTTTAAATAATAGTACATTATCTGTAGGTGGTAAAGAAGCTGAAATACGTAAAAATATAATCGAGGCTGATTTAATTGAGTCAATTATTGCTTTGCCATCTGGAATGCTATCAAACACTAGTATTCCATGTGTTATTTGGATTTTAAATAAAAATAAAACTCGAAAAGGTAAAACTCTCTTTATGGATTTATCCAATTTTGGACATAAAGAAAAACTCAATTTTCAAAAAGTTTTTGACGATAAAAGTATTAAACAAATCACTTCTATCTTTAAAAAGATTCAAAATGACTTTTTATTATATACCGGTCATACAGGATTTTTTAGATTAGTAGATTCTGAGGAAATTATTAAAAATAATTACTTGCTTACACCAATTAGATATCTTGGTTTTGAGGGTAGAATTAAAGAGGATCTAAATGATGCTGTCAGTTTGGGATCTGTACTAGAGCATGTTAAGCCTAAAAATATAGATAAAACTCTAGAATATAAAAAAATTAGTATAAAGGATTTATCATCTATTTCTACTAACTATTTAATAAACGTTGATACCTTAACCAAAGGAGAACTAAAGTCAAATTATAGAGAACTGCCTAACAATGTGTTGATGATACCAAGATTAGGTGATAAACTTAAGTTTTCTTATTATGGTGAAGGTGTATCTGATATCGCTTTTTCTGCTAATTCAATTTTCACGTTTAGGGTTGATGCGGATAAAGTGAGTTTAGATTATTTAATAGGAGAATTGTTTAAGCCCTATTTTCATATTCAATTTTCCGTTTTTAAATTTGGAGCTGGCATACAGTTAATAAGATTAAAAGATTTATTAAATATTAAAATTTTAATACCCTCTTTAGAAGAACAAAAAAGAGTTGTTGAGGAGTCACGAGAAAGGCAGTTTCAATCTGCTGCAAAAGATTTAGGTTTCGAAAAAGAGATAGCAAAACTTAAGATGGCTCAAATGAAAGATTTGGGTTCTAAAAAGCATAATATTATGCAGCATCTTAATAATGTAAAAGCATCAGCAGATGTGTTAACCAAAATGATTGAGCTTAACAATGGCGTTTTAAAGTCTGATGAAATTATAGACCCTAGAAGAGGCATAACTGTAGAAAAACGTTTTCTACGGTTACAAGAAAGTTTAGGCAAAGTAATCTACTATGTAGATAATATCACCAATGAATTAAAATATGACAAAGCTGAAATAATAAATTCAGTGAAGTTTATCAGGGAATGTAAGGAAAGAGGATTACAAAACGAATTGTTTTCTATTGAAGTTGTATACGAAAAAGCCACTTTAGAAGGAAGAGAGCCACTCATTAACATTTCTAAAAATGATTTTGAAGAAATGTATAATAATATTCTAGAGAATTCTATTAATCATGGGTTTGTAGATGAAAATAAAAAATACATTTTTAGAATATCCATCGCTTTTATCGATGACTTTTTGGAAATAAATTTCGAGAATAATGGAAAACCTTTTCCTAAAGGAATTGCCCAAAAATTCGATGTAAAAGGTGAAAAAGCCGGGGCAACAGCTGGCACGGGTATAGGACTTTGGAAAGTGTCAGAAATTGTAAAACACTTTGGAGTTAAAATGTCTGTATTTGATGAACCAACAACAGATTTTCCTGTGGGCTTTAATTTTAAATTTAACCTTGAAACACTTTAA
- a CDS encoding helix-turn-helix transcriptional regulator, whose protein sequence is MNNWDRENSIAQFVRVRRKKAKLTQVELSDFTGVGLRFVRELEQGKPNLMSDKVNQVLLFFGHTLTPTPISDETRRNMGK, encoded by the coding sequence ATGAATAACTGGGATAGAGAAAACAGTATCGCCCAATTTGTAAGGGTTAGACGTAAAAAAGCAAAACTAACACAAGTAGAGTTGTCTGACTTTACAGGAGTAGGATTGCGTTTTGTACGTGAACTTGAACAAGGGAAACCAAATCTAATGTCAGATAAAGTAAATCAAGTACTCTTATTTTTCGGACACACATTAACTCCAACACCTATAAGCGATGAGACAAGGCGAAATATGGGTAAATAA
- a CDS encoding helix-turn-helix transcriptional regulator yields MATNRHAQIRYTILDKCFSNFNRNFTYDDLLEEINQVLQEIGSEGIQLRQLQYDIAHMKSDVGYAIELNEDLKEGKKRVFRYNDKNFSLANNPLNVEDTEQLESTLAILSRYKNREEFNWLEELIPRMEQAFDLVSNGDDSAISYQGNQDLKGLHHLGVLFNLIIKRKVTEIEYETFANKIELAIVYPYHLKQYNNRWFLFCFNPTYNSISNYPLDRITQLRETVKTFAGSSINWLDYFEDIIGVTKPMDVVLEKIKLKFSENRINYVLTKPLHGTQKIDKEDKSNCLVLIEVIPNRELYQQLLAFGEDVEVISPKRIRQEMINKIKLMSNQYNHAE; encoded by the coding sequence ATGGCCACTAACAGGCACGCACAAATTCGTTATACCATTCTAGATAAGTGTTTTAGTAATTTTAATAGGAATTTTACCTACGATGATTTACTAGAAGAAATAAATCAAGTTTTACAAGAAATTGGATCAGAGGGCATACAATTAAGACAGTTACAATATGATATAGCCCACATGAAATCTGATGTGGGCTACGCTATTGAGTTAAATGAAGATCTTAAGGAAGGAAAAAAAAGAGTTTTTAGATATAACGACAAAAACTTTTCTTTAGCTAATAATCCGCTTAACGTTGAAGATACAGAGCAATTGGAATCTACACTAGCTATATTATCACGTTACAAAAATAGAGAAGAATTTAATTGGTTAGAAGAACTTATTCCAAGAATGGAGCAAGCTTTTGATTTAGTTTCAAATGGAGACGATAGCGCTATAAGTTATCAAGGAAATCAAGATTTAAAAGGATTACATCATTTAGGTGTACTATTCAATCTAATTATTAAAAGAAAAGTTACAGAAATAGAATATGAGACTTTTGCTAATAAAATAGAATTAGCAATTGTATATCCATACCATTTGAAACAATATAACAATAGGTGGTTTTTGTTTTGTTTTAACCCAACCTACAATTCAATTTCTAATTATCCTTTGGATAGAATTACCCAATTACGGGAAACCGTAAAAACATTTGCTGGATCTTCTATAAATTGGCTAGATTATTTTGAGGATATTATAGGAGTTACCAAACCGATGGATGTAGTATTAGAAAAAATAAAATTGAAGTTTTCTGAAAATAGAATTAATTATGTTTTAACTAAGCCATTACATGGAACGCAAAAAATAGATAAGGAAGATAAATCAAATTGCTTAGTTCTAATTGAAGTAATTCCAAATCGAGAGTTGTATCAGCAGTTATTAGCGTTTGGTGAGGATGTTGAAGTAATATCGCCCAAAAGAATAAGGCAGGAAATGATAAATAAAATAAAATTGATGAGCAATCAATATAACCATGCAGAATAG
- a CDS encoding HipA N-terminal domain-containing protein — MRQGEIWVNNTLAGVLTEDDNDYDFKYEQTYLEKENAKQVSVTLPLQKDSFKSEQLFPFFDGLIPEGWLLDIAHKNWKINPRDRMGLLLTTCRDCIGNISIIEKV, encoded by the coding sequence ATGAGACAAGGCGAAATATGGGTAAATAACACATTGGCAGGTGTTTTAACTGAAGATGACAATGATTATGATTTTAAGTATGAGCAAACATACTTAGAAAAAGAAAATGCAAAACAAGTTAGTGTAACGCTACCATTACAAAAAGATTCTTTTAAATCAGAACAACTATTTCCTTTCTTCGATGGTTTAATTCCTGAAGGTTGGTTATTAGATATTGCACACAAAAACTGGAAAATAAACCCAAGAGATCGAATGGGTTTATTATTAACGACATGTAGAGATTGTATTGGTAATATTAGCATTATAGAAAAAGTATGA
- a CDS encoding HipA domain-containing protein yields the protein MKYCLACHKKLNKGDKNYHQKCLADFWQEDTPVLELDYELSQIEDLAKENIAQRIIVTGVQPKLSLGFTQENAQNRLTIVGALNGRYILKPPFQLYPQMPEIEALSMLLTQACGILTVPFLLIPLKDGSLAYLTKRIDRNGKGEKFPMEDACQFTERLTEHKYRGSYEQIAKGIFRYTQSPLLETVKFYQQVILSFLIGNNDMHLKNFSIIADDNKHYELSPAYDMVAVKLLIPEDQEELALNLNGKKRKLKREDFNEAMLKAHIPEKAIENLWKRIEKGMKSWGALIDNSFLSDNLKETLVGLINERTLQLKLNIKKIQ from the coding sequence ATGAAGTATTGTTTAGCTTGTCATAAAAAACTAAATAAAGGGGATAAAAATTATCACCAAAAATGTCTTGCAGATTTTTGGCAAGAAGATACTCCTGTACTAGAGCTAGATTACGAGTTATCTCAAATTGAGGATTTAGCCAAAGAAAACATAGCACAACGTATTATTGTAACAGGAGTGCAACCCAAATTGTCATTAGGTTTCACGCAAGAGAATGCTCAAAATAGATTAACTATTGTTGGAGCATTAAACGGAAGATATATTTTAAAACCACCGTTTCAATTATACCCACAAATGCCAGAGATTGAGGCATTGTCTATGTTGTTAACACAAGCTTGTGGTATTTTAACAGTACCATTTTTATTAATTCCTTTAAAAGATGGTTCGTTAGCTTATTTAACAAAACGAATAGATCGCAACGGAAAGGGAGAAAAATTCCCAATGGAAGATGCTTGCCAATTTACAGAACGCTTAACAGAACATAAATACCGTGGTTCTTACGAGCAAATAGCAAAAGGAATTTTTAGATATACACAAAGCCCTTTACTGGAAACCGTAAAGTTTTATCAGCAAGTGATTTTATCTTTCCTGATTGGGAATAACGATATGCATTTAAAGAACTTTTCTATAATAGCCGATGATAATAAACATTATGAATTATCACCTGCTTATGATATGGTTGCTGTAAAATTATTAATACCAGAAGATCAAGAAGAGTTAGCGTTAAATCTTAATGGTAAAAAACGAAAACTGAAACGTGAAGATTTTAACGAAGCAATGTTAAAAGCACACATTCCAGAAAAAGCAATCGAAAACCTTTGGAAACGTATAGAAAAAGGAATGAAAAGCTGGGGAGCTTTAATTGACAATAGTTTTTTGAGTGATAACTTAAAAGAAACTCTTGTAGGATTAATAAACGAAAGAACACTTCAGTTAAAACTGAATATCAAAAAAATACAATAA
- a CDS encoding restriction endonuclease subunit S: MEYELGDLIHNTIDYRGKTPKRFDSGIPVLSAANVKKGKIKIDSKFISKEYYDKWATRGFIKPGDILITTEAPVGEIAKVPGDQIYMISRRVFALQINEKLADETYVYYLLLTEGVLKYFESISHGATAPRIYKDEVLKLKINLPELPTQKKIASTLSSYDDLIENNNQRITLLEDMAAEIYKEWFVRFRFPNYQNTKFLDKDGKEVAHGTKGAIPEGWNDGEILDLVELKKGKIITKSTITEGDIPVVAGGLTPAYYHNKANTNSPTITISSSGANAGFVNMYYEDIWVSDCSYLDSKMTNWLFFFYCTFKTRQKEVFHLQRGAAQPHVYSKDIHKLKMKCPPEEILNDFEKLIKPFFQEIDTLIAKNQILQETRDLLLPRLISGKLSVENLEVEEMNSSAELSRSMAAEPQEKYSK; the protein is encoded by the coding sequence ATGGAATATGAATTAGGTGATTTAATTCACAATACAATTGATTATAGGGGGAAAACTCCGAAAAGATTTGATAGTGGGATACCTGTGTTATCTGCTGCTAATGTTAAAAAAGGAAAGATAAAAATTGATTCGAAGTTTATTTCAAAAGAATATTATGATAAATGGGCAACAAGAGGTTTTATTAAACCAGGAGATATTTTAATTACTACAGAAGCACCAGTTGGAGAAATAGCTAAAGTTCCAGGAGATCAAATTTATATGATTTCGCGTAGAGTTTTTGCTCTTCAAATAAATGAAAAGCTCGCTGACGAAACCTATGTTTATTATTTATTACTAACGGAAGGTGTTTTAAAGTATTTTGAGTCTATTTCTCATGGAGCAACTGCACCTAGAATTTATAAAGATGAAGTTTTAAAACTTAAAATTAATTTACCAGAATTACCAACCCAAAAAAAAATAGCATCAACCCTTTCCTCTTATGATGATTTAATAGAAAACAACAACCAACGCATTACGCTTTTAGAAGACATGGCAGCCGAAATATACAAAGAGTGGTTTGTACGTTTTCGTTTTCCTAATTACCAAAACACCAAATTTTTAGACAAAGATGGTAAGGAAGTAGCGCATGGAACTAAAGGCGCTATTCCCGAGGGTTGGAATGATGGAGAAATTCTTGATTTGGTTGAACTAAAAAAAGGAAAAATTATTACAAAATCTACTATTACAGAAGGAGATATACCTGTTGTTGCTGGTGGTTTAACTCCTGCATATTATCACAATAAAGCAAATACAAATTCTCCGACAATAACAATAAGTTCATCTGGAGCTAATGCGGGATTTGTGAATATGTACTACGAAGATATTTGGGTTTCTGATTGCTCGTACTTAGATTCTAAAATGACTAATTGGCTATTCTTTTTCTATTGCACTTTTAAAACAAGACAGAAAGAGGTTTTTCATTTACAAAGAGGTGCAGCGCAACCTCATGTATATTCGAAAGACATCCATAAATTAAAAATGAAATGTCCGCCAGAAGAAATACTTAATGATTTTGAAAAGTTGATTAAGCCATTTTTTCAAGAGATAGATACTCTTATTGCTAAAAACCAAATACTTCAAGAAACAAGAGATTTATTATTACCACGTTTAATAAGTGGTAAGTTGTCTGTGGAGAATTTGGAGGTAGAGGAAATGAATAGTTCTGCTGAGCTTAGTCGAAGTATGGCTGCGGAGCCTCAAGAAAAATATAGTAAGTAA
- a CDS encoding class I SAM-dependent DNA methyltransferase, giving the protein MNHDQLKNLEDKLWDSANAMRAHGGLKASDYAVPVLGLIFLKFAENKYSQHEAKILEEYQRDKGTRMERTIQEVALATCGFYLPENARYDYLLNLPGNKRAEALRDAMKGIEKYQDAKFQDVLPTEAYFDIEKKKDDILPELLKSFSDIPKEASGDIFGKIYEYFLGKFAMSEGQKGGEFFTPTSVVRFIVEVIEPYKGKIYDPACGSGGMFVQSADFIAHEGHDLNDIYVYGQEYMGETVRLAKMNLLVHNLRGEITETNSYDSDPYDGLGKFDFVMANPPFNVKSVKESTVKLDERFYKYGLPKNKGKKDDKISDANYLWISLFATSLNKNGRAGFVMPNSASDARNSEYDIRKNIVDSGIVDCMVSMPTNMFLTVTLPATLWFFDKQKVNTDRKDNILFLDARNVYNQIDRAHREWTTENQQNLAAIVRLYRGETKRYLELIDSYIKQANEAESRVAPTKEVLELQIETTLKSLKAYIKETKGAKRTPTKTKALKESDFFNLVEKFTKTTPEINAVVLDNLVHPIENTPLENEAQLEVAKNLDFNVAQNKFDATALKQDANQLLELYKIADKNLKLSSDKFWSAQNLVKVDKNLEEALQNYIEAIEQAAYWSSNINWMQTRFPEAKYEDVVGLCKMADKTEYIEEQDYSLNAGRYVGVVVDGDNITKEEFEETMGDNIEKLKVLVKQSNSINDSIFSNLSNLI; this is encoded by the coding sequence ATGAATCACGATCAACTAAAAAACTTAGAAGACAAACTCTGGGACTCTGCCAACGCAATGCGTGCACATGGAGGTTTAAAAGCATCAGATTATGCAGTACCCGTTTTAGGTTTAATCTTTTTAAAGTTTGCCGAAAATAAATACAGCCAACACGAAGCTAAAATCTTGGAGGAATACCAGAGAGATAAAGGCACACGTATGGAGCGCACCATACAAGAAGTGGCGCTGGCTACCTGTGGTTTTTATTTACCAGAAAATGCCAGATACGATTATTTACTAAACTTACCAGGAAACAAAAGAGCTGAAGCTTTGCGGGATGCCATGAAAGGTATTGAAAAATACCAAGATGCGAAGTTTCAAGATGTGTTGCCAACCGAAGCTTATTTTGATATTGAAAAAAAGAAAGACGATATTTTACCAGAACTTTTAAAATCATTTTCAGACATACCAAAAGAAGCATCTGGAGATATATTTGGTAAAATTTATGAGTACTTCTTAGGTAAATTCGCAATGAGCGAAGGACAAAAAGGAGGCGAGTTCTTTACACCAACTTCTGTAGTTCGTTTTATTGTTGAGGTGATTGAACCTTACAAAGGTAAAATTTACGATCCTGCCTGTGGTTCTGGTGGTATGTTTGTACAATCTGCCGATTTTATTGCACACGAAGGTCACGACTTAAACGATATTTATGTGTACGGACAAGAATACATGGGCGAAACCGTGCGCTTGGCAAAAATGAACTTACTCGTACACAATTTACGTGGCGAAATTACCGAAACCAATTCGTATGATAGCGATCCTTATGATGGACTTGGAAAGTTCGATTTTGTTATGGCGAATCCGCCATTTAATGTAAAATCTGTAAAAGAAAGTACCGTAAAATTAGACGAACGTTTTTACAAATACGGATTACCAAAAAACAAGGGTAAAAAAGATGATAAAATATCTGATGCCAATTATTTATGGATTTCACTCTTTGCAACCTCTTTAAATAAAAACGGACGTGCAGGTTTTGTAATGCCTAATTCTGCTTCTGATGCTCGAAACTCAGAATACGACATTCGTAAAAACATTGTAGATTCTGGTATTGTAGATTGCATGGTAAGTATGCCAACCAATATGTTTTTAACGGTGACTTTACCTGCAACCTTATGGTTTTTCGATAAGCAAAAAGTAAACACAGACCGTAAAGACAACATCTTATTTTTAGATGCGCGTAATGTGTATAACCAAATAGACAGAGCGCATAGAGAATGGACTACAGAAAACCAACAAAATTTAGCAGCTATTGTACGTTTGTATCGTGGTGAAACCAAGCGTTATTTAGAATTAATTGATAGCTACATAAAACAAGCGAATGAAGCTGAAAGTAGAGTTGCACCTACAAAAGAGGTTTTAGAGCTACAAATTGAAACGACTTTAAAAAGTTTAAAAGCATACATTAAAGAAACTAAAGGAGCTAAACGTACACCAACCAAAACAAAAGCATTAAAAGAATCTGATTTCTTTAATTTGGTTGAAAAGTTTACCAAGACTACACCAGAAATAAACGCTGTTGTTTTAGATAATTTAGTACATCCTATAGAAAATACACCTTTAGAAAACGAAGCACAATTAGAAGTAGCTAAGAATTTAGATTTTAATGTAGCGCAAAACAAGTTTGATGCTACAGCTTTAAAACAAGACGCCAACCAACTTTTAGAATTGTATAAAATAGCAGATAAAAACTTAAAGTTAAGTTCTGATAAATTTTGGAGTGCCCAAAACTTGGTTAAAGTTGATAAAAACCTAGAAGAAGCATTGCAGAATTATATTGAAGCTATAGAACAAGCTGCTTATTGGAGTTCTAATATAAACTGGATGCAAACTCGTTTCCCAGAAGCCAAATATGAAGATGTCGTTGGTTTATGTAAAATGGCAGATAAAACCGAATATATTGAAGAACAGGATTATTCCTTAAATGCTGGACGCTATGTGGGAGTAGTAGTTGATGGAGACAATATTACAAAAGAAGAATTTGAGGAAACAATGGGTGATAATATTGAAAAGCTAAAAGTGTTAGTTAAACAATCTAATTCTATTAATGATTCTATTTTTTCTAATTTATCAAACCTTATTTAA